From the genome of Nitrospiraceae bacterium:
TACTCTTAGAACTTCTTCAAGAGTTGTTATTCCTGCTGCCACTTTTAGAAGTCCTTCCTGCCGCATTGTCCTGAATCCTTCTTTGACCGCCTGCGCTTTTATTTCGCTTGCAGTGGCTTTTTCAATAATAAGTTTCTTTATGGATTCGCTTATAGATAGAAGCTCGTATAAGCCATCTCTGCCAAGATATCCTGTTGAACGGCATTCTCTGCATCCCTTTCCTCGATAGAGAAGAGTCTTACCCTTGATGCCGATTGTCTTTAATATGTCTAATTCAGTAGTATAGCTTTCCTTGCAGTAAGGGCATATTTTTACTACAAGTCTCTGTCCTAGAACTCCGATAAGAGAGGATGTTATAAGAAATGGTTCAACTCCCATGTCGATCAATCTGGCTATTGCGCCGACTGATTCGTTTGTGTGAAGTGTGCTCAAGACAAGATGTCCTGTCAGAGCTGCATGAGTTGCGATCGATGCTGTCTCCACGTCTCTTATTTCACCAATCATTATAATGTCAGGGTCCTGTCTTAAGATTGATCTTAAGCCTGAAGCAAATGTAAGTCCTGCCTTTGGATTTATCTGCACCTGATTGATGTCAGGGAGATTGTATTCTATAGGATCTTCTATCGTGATTATATTTTGTTCAGAGGCGCTGATATTTCTCAATGATGCATACATCGTAGTTGTTTTGCCAGAGCCTGTCGGACCTGTTGAAAGCACAAATCCATATGGTTTGCTTATGAGTTTTTCATACGCTCTGAGTGTGTCTTCTGAAAAACCAAGATCACCCAATTTTAGCTGGGGAAGTCCTGAAGTTTTCTCAAGAAGTCTTAAAACCATTTTTTCCCCGTATAATGTAGGAAGTGTTGAAGCCCTTAGGTCGAACTGTCTGTTATCAATGTTCATAGGAAAGCGTCCGTCCTGTGGGATTCTTTTTTCAGCTATATCCATTCCTGAAAGTATTTTGATCCTGGAGAGCATCCCAGCATGCAGATGTTTTGGAGGTTTCATGATGTCGTGAAGTTTGCCGTCGATCCTGAATCTTACTCGCAATGACTCAGCATAAGGCTCGATATGAACATCGCTTGCCCTG
Proteins encoded in this window:
- the tadA gene encoding Flp pilus assembly complex ATPase component TadA, encoding MALKKRFLGELLIEAGVITSEQRDKAMQEQKRIGKRLGETLVSLGYLTEDVIAKALSKQLGMPFKELKLLSIAPEVIAKIPESAARKYRLLPIEINKGKLVIAMADPLDVFAVDEIIRITKMSVDTVISEETELMRTLDKYYRGGEMIDEVVRAADTFSPEREKILTSASDSSVEDTPIVKLVTTIISQAIKDRASDVHIEPYAESLRVRFRIDGKLHDIMKPPKHLHAGMLSRIKILSGMDIAEKRIPQDGRFPMNIDNRQFDLRASTLPTLYGEKMVLRLLEKTSGLPQLKLGDLGFSEDTLRAYEKLISKPYGFVLSTGPTGSGKTTTMYASLRNISASEQNIITIEDPIEYNLPDINQVQINPKAGLTFASGLRSILRQDPDIIMIGEIRDVETASIATHAALTGHLVLSTLHTNESVGAIARLIDMGVEPFLITSSLIGVLGQRLVVKICPYCKESYTTELDILKTIGIKGKTLLYRGKGCRECRSTGYLGRDGLYELLSISESIKKLIIEKATASEIKAQAVKEGFRTMRQEGLLKVAAGITTLEEVLRVTEEED